The following nucleotide sequence is from Armatimonadota bacterium.
GCTGGCGCTTGGCACCATGTGTATCTTTCGCAGCAGAACGGCGGCAACCCCCATCCCGAATTTATACGCGCCCTGTCAGAGCATATGCCGGACCCAGGAGGGTAGGTTCTGTATTCGTTATGGCAAAACCTAACCAGAAGCAAAAAGTGAAAATAAATAAGAAAAATGAATGGCTAGTTCCCTTAGCACTCATCAGCATAACAATAATCGTCTTTATCCCCATCCTGTGGCATGAGTTCGTTGCCTGGGATGATGACATGCTCATACACCAAAATCCTTTCTATCATCCATTTAATCTACACAGCTTTTTATACTTCTGGGGACACCACTACGAAGGGCTCTATATGCCCCTAACTTATAACTTATGGGGCATTATCTCGCTAATTGCCAAACTTCCACCTGCTCCTGATAGACCTAGCATGAGTCCTACCCCATTTCATGCCTTTAATCTATTGCTACATTTGATAAATGTTCTTCTTGTGCTGAACATTATTCTCTTTTTAATCAAAAAATACATACCGGCACCAGAAAAAAAGACCATATTGGGCATCCCGCATGAGCTTTGGGCAGGGGGAATAGGCGCTTTGGTGTTTGCAATCCACCCTGTCCAAGTCGAGCCAGTCGCATGGGCAACAGGAGCGAAGGAATTATTATCAACATTTTTCTCGCTTGCTGCTCTTCGGATGTACCTTGGTGCTGCCGCAGGACAAACTAACGGTGGCAAAAGGGGCTATTTCCCGGGGATGTTATATTTCATCGTAGCCATGCTTGCAAAACCAAGCGCGGTTGCCGTACCCCTAATAACATGGTTTTTAGATTATTTAATATTAAAAAGGTCAATTAAGCAAAGCACAAGTAATGTTTTGCCTTGGATTGCTTTAGCCATACCATTTATTATAATTGGGAAGAAAATTCAGCCAGATATACAAGTAAGCTTTGTACCCCAACTTTGGCAGCGGCCATTTGTGGCAGGAGACGCAATAGCATTCTACCTTTACAAGCTGTTTTTCCCGTTTTGCTTGGGTCCAGACTACGGCCGCACACCCGCATATGTTTTAGAAAATTGGTGGGGATACGCAACTTGGATTGCACCTTGTTTGATTACGGTGATTGCTTGGACACAGCGAAACAAAGCCCCCTGGTTTGTTGCAATTTGTGTAACAGTGGCAGGCCTCCTACCTGTTCTTGGCTTTGTACCATTCGTTTACCAAAGTTACTCAACGGTTGCTGACCGTTACTTATACCTTCCAATGCTAGGTCCAGCATTGGCTGTTGCGTGGCTAGCATTGCGCTTAAAGGGCAACCTATCAAAAAGTGTATTGGTATTGGCGCTTGGAGTTCTAACAACTTTGGCTTTTTCTCAGCAAAATCATTGGCGTAACACTATGTCTTTGTTTGAGCATGCGTTAAGTGTTAACCCTCGGAGTTACATCGCGTGTAACAACATGGCGGTAGTGTATATTTCAAAGGGAGAAATTGATAAGGCAGCAGAATACCTTGGACGTGCACTCGAAGTCCGCCCGGAAGATGCAGAAGCTAATAATAACATGGGATTCCTTCTA
It contains:
- a CDS encoding tetratricopeptide repeat protein, which translates into the protein MKINKKNEWLVPLALISITIIVFIPILWHEFVAWDDDMLIHQNPFYHPFNLHSFLYFWGHHYEGLYMPLTYNLWGIISLIAKLPPAPDRPSMSPTPFHAFNLLLHLINVLLVLNIILFLIKKYIPAPEKKTILGIPHELWAGGIGALVFAIHPVQVEPVAWATGAKELLSTFFSLAALRMYLGAAAGQTNGGKRGYFPGMLYFIVAMLAKPSAVAVPLITWFLDYLILKRSIKQSTSNVLPWIALAIPFIIIGKKIQPDIQVSFVPQLWQRPFVAGDAIAFYLYKLFFPFCLGPDYGRTPAYVLENWWGYATWIAPCLITVIAWTQRNKAPWFVAICVTVAGLLPVLGFVPFVYQSYSTVADRYLYLPMLGPALAVAWLALRLKGNLSKSVLVLALGVLTTLAFSQQNHWRNTMSLFEHALSVNPRSYIACNNMAVVYISKGEIDKAAEYLGRALEVRPEDAEANNNMGFLLANQGKLDEATEFYQRAIKAKPNYSSAYVNLGNIYVSKGDFQKAIEYYRKAISFNPYDAAGHGNLGYALYRLGKTEEAIKEYRLAIRLRPGFIEAHANLGDAFMAQGKIENAIEEYKEAVRLRPDFERACIGLGIALSRLGKFDEAADIFSQAIKANPESVEAHYGLANALFRLKRYDEAIAEYSKAAHLKPNFGGAHRNMAVCLFLVGRYSDAWLEVQLARKYGAEPHPNFLKALSQKMQKP